Proteins found in one Serratia plymuthica genomic segment:
- the dusB gene encoding tRNA dihydrouridine synthase DusB encodes MRIGHHQLTNCLIAAPMAGITDRPFRTLCHAMGAGMAVSEMLSSNPEVWRTDKSRLRMVHSDEPGIRSVQIAGCDPDDMAAAARINVAGGAQIIDINMGCPAKKVNRKLAGSALLQYPDLVKQILHAVVNAVDVPVTLKIRTGWAPEHRNCVEIAQLAEDCGIQALTIHGRTRACLFNGNAEYDSIRAVKQSVSIPIIANGDITDPHKARAVLDYTGADALMIGRAAQGRPWIFREIQHYLDTGELLPPLPLGEVKRLLIGHIRELHGFYGQGKGFRIARKHVSWYLQEHAPNDQFRRTFNAIEDASEQLEALEAYFENLA; translated from the coding sequence ATGCGCATTGGACACCACCAGCTTACAAATTGCCTGATTGCGGCCCCTATGGCCGGCATTACAGATCGCCCGTTTAGAACCCTATGTCATGCAATGGGTGCTGGGATGGCTGTATCCGAAATGCTCTCCTCCAATCCGGAGGTATGGCGGACGGATAAGTCGCGTCTGCGTATGGTACATAGCGATGAACCAGGGATCCGTTCCGTGCAGATTGCCGGATGCGATCCCGATGATATGGCCGCCGCGGCGCGTATTAACGTGGCCGGCGGCGCACAGATCATCGACATCAATATGGGATGCCCGGCCAAAAAAGTGAACCGGAAGCTTGCAGGGTCTGCGTTGCTGCAGTACCCGGATCTGGTTAAACAGATCCTCCACGCGGTGGTTAACGCTGTGGATGTGCCGGTAACGCTTAAGATTCGCACCGGCTGGGCGCCAGAACACCGTAACTGTGTAGAGATTGCCCAACTGGCCGAAGACTGTGGTATACAGGCCCTGACTATTCATGGCCGAACCCGTGCCTGCCTGTTCAACGGCAACGCGGAGTACGACAGCATTCGGGCAGTTAAGCAGAGTGTTTCCATTCCGATTATCGCGAATGGCGACATTACTGACCCGCATAAAGCCAGAGCAGTGCTCGACTACACCGGGGCCGATGCCCTGATGATAGGCCGTGCTGCTCAGGGGAGACCCTGGATCTTCCGGGAAATCCAGCATTATCTGGACACTGGGGAGTTGCTGCCACCTTTGCCGCTTGGCGAGGTTAAGCGCTTGTTGATAGGGCATATTCGGGAATTGCACGGCTTTTATGGCCAAGGCAAGGGATTCCGGATTGCTCGTAAGCACGTGTCCTGGTATCTCCAGGAACACGCCCCGAATGACCAGTTTCGGCGCACATTCAACGCCATAGAGGATGCCAGCGAACAGCTGGAGGCGTTGGAGGCATATTTCGAAAATCTTGCGTAA
- a CDS encoding carbonic anhydrase — protein sequence MKGHLLIAALLAGSFSVTAAEQAHWGYDGQEDPAHWGKLSPDFSLCETGKNQSPIDIKGALKTHHGQLQLAFQPGKQQIVNNGHTLQVNVSGGNTLVLDNNILTLQQFHFHAPSENEIDGKQFPLEAHFVYKGKGGELAVLALMFQQGKANAQLAKAWQQLPTSVNQTAVLNTPLDIKALLPKQFDFYRFSGSLTTPPCSEGVSWMVLDKPVNVSTEQIAQFRSIVRHANNRPIQPLNGRVIVD from the coding sequence GTAGCTTTTCGGTCACTGCGGCGGAACAGGCGCATTGGGGCTATGATGGCCAGGAAGATCCGGCGCACTGGGGCAAGCTCTCTCCAGACTTCTCGCTGTGCGAAACCGGTAAAAACCAGTCGCCGATCGATATCAAGGGCGCTCTGAAAACCCATCACGGCCAACTGCAATTGGCGTTCCAGCCAGGCAAACAGCAGATCGTCAACAACGGTCACACCCTGCAGGTCAACGTCAGCGGCGGCAATACGTTGGTGCTGGATAACAATATCCTCACGCTGCAACAGTTCCACTTCCACGCCCCCAGCGAAAACGAAATTGACGGCAAACAATTCCCGCTGGAGGCCCACTTTGTTTATAAGGGCAAAGGCGGTGAACTGGCGGTGCTGGCGTTGATGTTCCAGCAAGGCAAAGCAAATGCGCAACTGGCGAAAGCCTGGCAACAGCTACCGACCTCCGTCAATCAAACCGCGGTATTGAACACCCCGCTGGATATCAAAGCCCTGCTGCCCAAGCAGTTTGACTTCTATCGCTTCAGCGGTTCGCTGACCACGCCACCTTGCTCCGAAGGCGTTAGCTGGATGGTGCTGGATAAACCGGTCAACGTGTCGACCGAACAGATCGCCCAATTCAGGAGCATAGTCCGGCATGCGAACAACCGCCCGATACAGCCGCTGAATGGCCGGGTCATCGTCGACTAA
- the fis gene encoding DNA-binding transcriptional regulator Fis: MFEQRVNSDVLTVSTVNSQDQVTQKPLRDSVKQALKNYFAQLNGQDVNDLYELVLAEVEQPLLDMVMQYTRGNQTRAALMMGINRGTLRKKLKKYGMN; the protein is encoded by the coding sequence ATGTTCGAACAACGCGTAAATTCTGACGTACTGACCGTTTCTACCGTGAACTCACAGGATCAAGTGACTCAAAAGCCTCTGCGTGACTCGGTTAAACAAGCACTGAAGAACTATTTTGCTCAACTGAATGGTCAGGACGTTAATGACTTGTATGAGCTGGTTTTGGCTGAAGTTGAACAGCCACTGTTGGACATGGTGATGCAATACACCCGTGGCAACCAAACCCGTGCTGCTCTGATGATGGGCATCAACCGTGGTACGCTGCGTAAGAAATTGAAAAAATACGGCATGAACTGA